The genomic window CGATGCCCGGGTACGCGATCAACCGCCTACTGGCACCGGGCCCATGTCTCTGGTGCACGCCGGTCGCCTGGACCACAACAAATCCACGATCACCGCCGTCGAAGCCCTCGCATTGACCGATCAACCGCACCACTTGACCGTGATCGGCAAAGGACCCCTACGGGAGCACCTGGAGCAGCGGGCTATCGAACTCGGGCTGCGGGACCGGGTCCATTTTGATCCGTTCCTGCCCCGCGCCGAACTGTGGCGCCGCCTGCCGAACTTCGACGCCTTCGTCTTCACAACCAGTGGCCTGGAGGCATTCGGACTCGTCCTCATTGAGGCCCATGCTCACGGACTCCCGGTCGCCTACGCCGATCTTCCCGGTGTGAGGGAAATCCTCGGGAACGCTGGCGTTGCCTACACCCCTGGCGACCCACGCTCGCTGGCCGTGGCCCTAGACGAGATGGGCCGCGACTTCCACCGGCGCAAGACCCTGGCCAAGGCCTCTCTCAACAACGCGCGCCGATACGACATCACTACCACCGGCCGCCAGCTTCGCGAACTGACGCTCCGCATTACCTCCTAACCTAGACTAGACGACCCCGGGTTCCGTCCGATCCGGGGCTCTCTGCTGTCATTTCTGATGAGCGGCACGGTGTGCGTGGAGGGGACGCTTTCTCGACTCCAGAGTGGACGCTGGCGGGTGATACGACGCGCAAACGCGCCTACGAGGAAGGTCTTTCCGGGGTTCGCTAAGGGTGTCCCGCAAACGCTGGCTGGGTCGCCCACCAACTCGTAAGTGGGGTACTTGCGAGACTCTGACAAGGCGACTGTGGCAGCCAGCGGACGTGCCAGAGCTCGCGCGTTCATGCAGGCCTGTACTACGCCGTTAAACGCCACCTCGCCTTGCCAGACGAGCCTGGTGGCGGTGCTGAGCGAGGCTGTCCCGGCGCCTGCTGAGTACCGGGTGGACTCCCCTATGCGCTACCCCCGCTGTGCACGCAAGGCGCCCGGTTGGAGCGACTCCAGCCGGGCGCCTTGCGCCTATTCCACTGCCCACACCACGTCAGCTATCACGTGTGCAGTGCCCATGGGGGGCGTTTTGATCCGTTCTTCGTCAGGTGGTGTAGCGGTTGGTGAACTTGGTTCTGGCGTAGGACCAGGCGGTGGGCGTTGAGGATGTCCAGCTGATCTTGATGGGGTCGAAGGTGGCGTCGGGCTTGGCGAGCCAGGTGAACATTTTCACTGTGCCGTCGGAGTAGCCGTACATGGCGCCGAGGTCGTCAAGGCCGTCGCCGTTGAAATCGCCGGGAACCATTTGCATGGCTTGGTAGGTGATGGAGCCTGCGGGCAGGCTCCAGGCTTGCTTGGGCGGGGCGAAGGTGCCGTTGCCGGTGCTGAGGCTGACGTAGGTGTGGATCTTGTCGCTGCCGTCGGGGTAGTCGAACCAGGTGGCGATGTCGTCTTTGCCGTCGCCGTTGAAGTCGCCGGCGTGGGCGTGGGTGCGGTCCCAGTCGCCCCAGGTGTCGTGGGTCCATGCGACGGTGGGGGCTGCGAAGCCGCCGGTGGGCTGGGCTTGGAAGTGCCAGAGCTTGACGGCTCCGGCGGAGTAGTCGTAGAGGCCGGCGATGTCGTCGCGTCCGTCGCCGTTGAAGTCGCCTGTGGTGAGCTTGGTCATGGAGCGTGACCAGGTGGTTGAGGTCCAGCTGGCGAAGGGGTTGTTGAATCCTCCGCGGACGTCGGAGGTGAAGGTGTACAGGGTGTCCCGGCCGTCGGAGTAGTCGTACCAGGCGGCGATGTCGTCGCGTCCGTCGCCGTTGAAGTCACCTGACTGGAGTGTGGAGCGGCTGATGGCGCCCCAGCGGTTGCCCGTGGAGTACCAGGAACTGAAGGGGGACGCGTAGGTACCGTTGGCCTGACCGAGGAAGGTCCAGAGCCGGTGGCTGTAGTCGGGGTAGTAGTACATGACGGCGACGTCGCCGCGACCGTCGCCGTTGAAGTCGCCGTGGACCTTCTTCGTGAGGCTGGCGGTCCAGTTGTTGCCGGTGGAGGCGTACCCGGTGCCAGGTGCGGCGATGCCACCGTCGGTCATGCCCTTGAAGACGTGCAGGGCGTCGTGTCCGTCTTCATAGTCGTACCAGTCGACCATGTCGCCGAGTCCGTCGCCGTTGACGTCGTTACGGATGGCGGAGCCGTTGGACCACAGGGACTGGCCCTTGGCGTTGTAGATGACGAGGCTGCCCTTGTCCTGCAGGAGCGCATACCCCTCACCCATCAGATTGGGCGTGTTGGCGGAGGTGAGACCGCTGCTCCAGAGCTTGGAGGTGCCGTCGGCACTGTAGACCGCGATGTTGCCGTTGGCTTCAACACGGGCAGTGGAGTCCGGGTTTCCCGCAGTTCCACTCGACCACAGCACCTTGTTGGCCTTGGAAATGGCGACGAGATTGCCGTCGGTGCGCATGGTCAGCGTTGCGGAGCGCGATGTCACTGACTGGCCGGCT from Streptomyces formicae includes these protein-coding regions:
- a CDS encoding glycosyltransferase family 4 protein, whose protein sequence is MTAKLLNILTGINRTSVPSSGSMILVNDLYGAMHDVHTTFLGRAPVDQAWKAAFGQLITLSTTKRPHGPDFDPYVDELTSEVGALIEKIQPNAIHAQYLGFALSLAFTRTAGNIPIIAIAHGPDVMMAEHSASEREVMNEVAAASAAIVAPTSALADRIDRLTGRRFTDRLTVIPWGIPLSDARVRDQPPTGTGPMSLVHAGRLDHNKSTITAVEALALTDQPHHLTVIGKGPLREHLEQRAIELGLRDRVHFDPFLPRAELWRRLPNFDAFVFTTSGLEAFGLVLIEAHAHGLPVAYADLPGVREILGNAGVAYTPGDPRSLAVALDEMGRDFHRRKTLAKASLNNARRYDITTTGRQLRELTLRITS